The proteins below are encoded in one region of Lactuca sativa cultivar Salinas chromosome 3, Lsat_Salinas_v11, whole genome shotgun sequence:
- the LOC111886583 gene encoding uncharacterized protein LOC111886583 gives MTSQVESILEPWHDLNGKVVFVTGASSGIGKEFCLDLARAGCKIIASARRIDLLKSLCDEINRMDISSGSESQSVAEGVPIRAFAVQLDVSADEATIKAAVKKAWEAFGRIDSLINNAGISGEPRNPLEFEEEKWNYIYRTNLTGSWLVAKHVCKYMRDAKCGGSVINISSIAGTNRVFLPGGVAYASSKAAVNTMTKVMAMELGTDNIRVNCINPGIFRTEITEGLVDKTWFNNVVLKTIPLKTLGTINPALTSLARYLIHDSSLYVTGSCFIADAGTSLATIPIFSSL, from the exons ATGACAAGCCAAGTCGAAAGCATACTAGAGCCATGGCACGATCTGAACGGAAAGGTGGTGTTCGTGACCGGAGCATCATCTGGAATTGGCAAAGAATTCTGTCTTGATTTAGCGAGAGCGGGTTGCAAGATAATCGCTTCTGCTCGGCGGATTGATTTACTCAAATCCCTTTGTGATGAAATTAATAGAATGGACATTTCTTCTGGATCTGAATCTCAATCTGTAGCTGAAGGTGTACCCATTCGGGCTTTTGCAGTGCAGCTGGATGTCAGTGCGGATGAGGCCACCATCAAGGCGGCAGTTAAAAAGGCGTGGGAAGCATTTGGGCGTATTGATTCTTTGATAAACAATGCTGGAATCTCAG GTGAACCTCGTAACCCACTGGAATTTGAAGAGGAAAAATGGAACTATATCTATAGGACAAACCTAACAGGGTCATGGTTGGTGGCAAAGCATGTTTGTAAGTACATGCGTGATGCTAAATGTGGTGGTTCAGTGATCAATATTTCATCGATTGCGGGTACTAATCGTGTTTTTCTGCCCGGAGGAGTGGCATATGCGTCTTCAAAGGCAGCCGTTAATACCATGACAAAG GTGATGGCAATGGAATTGGGAACCGACAACATAAGAGTGAACTGCATAAACCCTGGAATTTTCAGAACTGAGATCACCGAAGGACTAGTAGATAAGACATGGTTCAACAATGTGGTTTTGAAGACAATTCCTTTGAAAACCCTTGGCACGATTAATCCAGCCTTGACATCTCTTGCACGATATTTGATCCATGATTCTTCGTTATATGTTACAGGAAGTTGTTTCATTGCGGATGCTGGTACCAGCTTGGCAACAATTCCTATTTTCTCATCACTTTAA